The Cryptomeria japonica chromosome 6, Sugi_1.0, whole genome shotgun sequence genomic interval TGGGCCTGCTTATATAAAAGGAGGGCATAAAGGCATAGACAGGGTTTGTTGATGGAAGATGCGAGGCAGGCAAAAGAGAGTGAGAATTATAAAATTCCAAGGTTGACTCTCGTGGTCAGAGCGTTGATTTGAACGTAGACCGGTTGTGGACCACGTTCTTTAGAAAGAGATATGAAATCATTAATGGCGTCACCTGTGAAATTTATTTTTAACTTTAaggaaaatgaaattttaaaatcatattaaaataaataaataaattctatagtaaaataaaatagataaattttatttttgtttagggaaagtaataaaaaatttaatcCCAAACCACTTGACAAAATGAAATTTGAAGGTTCTTAACAAGCATGTTAGGATCTAAAATTGCATTTAGAAGCGTCTTTAACTTTTAAATAAACATATTTACCGATTACGCATATGCCCATGTCACTCCCCAACATTCCCACATACATATTTAACatttttaaaaacataaatttATTCTCTCCCTCGTCGATCAAAATCGTTTAACGTGTTTTTCGTTGAATATGTAGTCGTTAGCTGTGACTCGCAGAATAACTTGTAAAACTTGCACAAAGAAGGAAATTTCGAGGATGTTAATGACAACGCAGTCCATTATCACTTCACCGCTTTAAGTCTCCACAGACTTGCACTACAAGACAATAAAGTTTCCAAATTACGAGAACGACGCCTGAAATTTATATCTCAGAAGCAGAGGCCATGTGCAATCCGGCGGACAAAGCAGCAGAGACTGCACGAATGCTGGAAAGaatttctcagtttttgcttgggGAAGATGACTACTTTTCACCTCACTCTCTCACTACAAGCACCGCCATTTTAGCGGAAGAGCAACAATTCTCTGCAATTCCAATACACGAAGAAAGTTACTCCCAATCCTCCCCGACTCTTTGTCCTTTGAATGCGGTCTCTAAATCTACAGCTAGCGGCTACAAACATCTGTCAGATGACAGTAATATGACATTGCAGGAAGCCGCAAATAGGCAGTGGAGATCAGTTGGTCCGGCAGTACAAAACGAAAAGGAAGCAGAGACAGTGACGTATAAAGATGGAGAAAAGCATTACAGAGGAGTGAAGAAAATTAAAGCGGGGGGGAAATTTGCGGCAGAGATAAGAAACCCTGATAAGAAGGGCGCGAGATTTTGGCTGGGCACTTTCAGTACGGCGGAAGCTGCGGCAGCGGCATATGACCGAGCGGCTTTTAAAATACGCGGTAGCAAAGCTATTCTTAACTTTTCCCTCAATGTTGAGTCCGGATGTTACGTAGATTCGCATTCTCAATCTTCCACTTCATTAAGCTCGTCAAATAAAAGGAGGAGAATAAGCAAAGAAGAAGCGGAATATCCACAAAATAAATAGTTTTTCAATTCGATGCTTTATAATGAGCTACCAATTATACTCATCAATTGTGCCAAATAAAAACTGTTGTCTTTCAATTATTGCTGGTGTTAATAATGCAAAGGGCTTGGAGAGCATTCAAAATGAATTCATCTTTTGCTAAAAGCATCTTTATTAAAATATTAAGGAGACGTTGTAATTGATTTTTTATTGTAATTTCAACTTTCTATTGCTATAATTTATTATTGTGTCAATCATTTATACGTTCTATAAAGATAGAAAGTAATAGAAACAAAGgaaaattttaattgaaaatatcaatcacattattttatttttcttcttattaAGGAAAGCATACCAATAGTTGTTATAGTTAATTTCATGTATCTATAAATTCTAAACAATACATCggattttgacaaaaaattttTGCTACCTCCTTATTGATTTAACTGCTTATAGTTATTGTTATGGCTTCTCGGTAGTAACAATGCACATTATGGGATACattatgcacacaagggtcaaaagtggtcatttcaaagtgtccccTGATACCTAGACTTAAAGATTCAATATTtgtgcactacaaccacctcaaaaatgtCCAATACTTATGCTCAAATGCCCAGGTAGTCAtgcgctatgggtaccaataaatttGCACAACTCCTCCAATTAAAGTGCAAAAATTTCAAGTATTGGGAGTAAAGTGGACAAataatgtgaaatttattaattgtCTTTTAGTTATCATGTGTTTTGGtttctttaaaaataataatttacatgTTGGCTATACAAGGACGAAATGGTAAT includes:
- the LOC131876478 gene encoding ethylene-responsive transcription factor 5-like; the protein is MCNPADKAAETARMLERISQFLLGEDDYFSPHSLTTSTAILAEEQQFSAIPIHEESYSQSSPTLCPLNAVSKSTASGYKHLSDDSNMTLQEAANRQWRSVGPAVQNEKEAETVTYKDGEKHYRGVKKIKAGGKFAAEIRNPDKKGARFWLGTFSTAEAAAAAYDRAAFKIRGSKAILNFSLNVESGCYVDSHSQSSTSLSSSNKRRRISKEEAEYPQNK